The nucleotide sequence GTTCACTGAGTGTGCACCCCATCAAACCTAACATAGACAAGGTTGTTTAACCCTTTAGCTCCCAAAAAATTGAGTTTAATTATGTGCTAAGAAGATCTATTTTACACCATTTTCCAACCTTATATGCTGATATCAAATTCATCAAACAATTCAATGGTATAAGAAGATTCAGAAGAGTCCATGAAAGACTTTGATTGCATCTAACATTGAAAGTAGTTCATTACACACATTATAGCCATAGTCCTATGATGAAAATATATCGATATATATGAACGTTTTTAACTATAACTTGGATTTAACGAGAAAATTGAACCAATTCAATAACTATAAGTATGAAAAATGAAGCCCATTTCAGAAGCTAAACCATTGGTCTACAGAACAACGCGACACTTTCAAACCTTCAAGTACTTGATGGCGGTATGAACATCCTTGTCACCTCTGCCACTGAAGTTAACCACAACTTTGGCGCCATTAGGAAGAGTTGGACACACTTTCTCCAGATAGGCCAAAGCATGAGATGTCTCTAGAGCCGGAATTATGCCTTCGAGACGCGAAACTCTCTTGAAAGCTACAAACAAAAAGCATCCAAAGGTAAGATACTAAAACAAGATTTAACAACAATAACATCTAACCATACAATCAATTTTCTATGTTAGAAAGAATGAGAGAGAACTGGAGAGGGAGTAGAAATCAAGAATATTGTTTGTATAAGAAATCGAGGTTGTAAGATCACTGTGAAGTCGTCAAGTTCCAGAATAATATAGATAAAAACAATGAGAATATAAACTATTTACCAAAATCATGTTGATATTGATATAAACTGCTTAGGACACATCATTATAGGCAAGTCAAGATTactgaaataataataatatatgttcGGAACAAGTGAccaaaaaatgaattagcattcTCATGAAATAATTTCAACTAATGAACTAACAATCATAGTGTAAGCCAAAGCAAACGGGGAAAGAGAGAAATATTTTTCGAGGAATGCTAGGgagccagcaatttttgtgatttgtagccatcaaatagccatcaagatggttttaatggtgtgagattggtgtaagatttcatctaatggctcacttttctttgctggttacatgctggccagaatttaacaaagttactggcccctagacttttccatattTTTCATACGTAGTTGTGTAACAATTTGTTGGATGAAGCAAGAAGCTCATGCTATCATACCTTCTAGTGCTTCTTCATCAGTGATGCTATAATATTCAGCGCGCCCAATATCTTTCAAAAAGCTATGTTCCGGTCCTACACCAGGGTAGTCCAAGCTGCACAGAATATTTTCGAGACATGATTACACAAATCTGAGTTGATATAAGGAAACTTATAACACGATATGAGTCAAATGAATTACCCTGCACTAATTGAGTGAGGCTCGACAATTTGTCCATCATCATCCTGCAGCAGATAACTCATAGCTCCATGCAGAACCCCAACTTCTCCCTTTGTTAATGTCGCAGCATGCTTGCCACTGTCCAAGCCAAATCCAGCAGCTTCCACGCCAATTAGTCTAACGTCTTTGTCATCGACAAATTCATGGAAAAGTCCCATGGCATTTGAACCTCCTCCGACACATGCAATCAGAACATCCGGTTTCCCTCCCCATTTTTCCAATGCTTGTTTTCTGGTTTCCTTGCCAATCACGGCATGGAACTCTCTTACCATCATTGGATATGGATGCGGCCCAGCAACCGAACCCAAAATATAATGAGTTGTCTCCACATTTGTCACCCAATCCCTTATAGCCTCTGATGTAGCATCCTTAAGTGTGGCAGTTCCAGAATGAACCGGTCTCACCTGTATTACATGATATACTATTAAAATAAAACCAACGAATCAATTGCGTTTTCAAATGTACATCGACCTTACATTCAATACATAGCAACAAAGTATGGACACATTATGCTCACATCACAACACCTTACCCGATGAAAACAGTGCAATGTATCAATCATAACTTTTTCTTTATTCGTAAATGATTTGACACAGCATCTAAATCTATTTTAGTCAAATATAGTTAATTATAATAATATGGGGTTGAAGCTTTTTCTTTGCTTACAGAATTCTCATTTCACTTTCTTGTACTGTCCAAACCTATAGTTCAGTGCTTGCCATGCCACATCATGCATCCATTAATGTCAATACAAAAAATCATCTCCAGAACACGGCATATATCAGGAGTAAAATTTTATCAAGAACAAAGTCATGAACATCGACAagctagtttaatttttgttcaaATTCAGCAGCAACTTCAGCCAATTTGCAAAAAGTTCATCGGCACATTAGGAACAACTGTCTTTTCAtgcataaataattataaatgctATATCAGAAAATCTTTACATCAAGTTCTAAAATTTGATATGCAAAAAAGATACCTGATTTTCACATGATAAAATTAGTTCAGCTTATGATTGCAATTATGTAGCTAAATAGAAGAGTATTTTATCCAGAGTCAAGTTCTAAAGATGAAATAAGTCAATCCTGAAATGATATTATCACAAGAATCAAGATATATATAAACAGATTGGAAGCCATTCATCAGAAATGCAAAAATACAAACGCACAATTCATATATGATATAGAGAACAATTAACACAAGCACATTTTTGTCTTCAGCAGACAATCATTCTACTCATACAAAATCATGGAGAACAATAAACACAAGAACATCATACTCTAACAAGAAGAAATCTTTTTGTATCCTTTGCATTTTCATCAAACGAGGAAATCTCTAAGAACAGGATATTTTTCCCAGAGAATAGAACATAGGATATATCTAACTGAATTAATGTAACAACAGTAATAACTAATATACCTCAGCACCGAGAAGACGCATTCTGAAGACATTCAGAGCCTGCCTTTCCATGTCCTGTGCCCCCATATAAACAATGCATTCCAAACCAAATCGAGCGCATACAGTAGCAGTTGCGACACCATGCTGACCAGCTCCAGTTTCAGCAATAATTCGTTTTTTCCCCAAACACTTGGCAAGCAAAGCTTGAGCAACAGCATTATTGATCTTATGAGCACCAGTGTGATTAAGATCTTCCCTCTTTAGGTAAATATGAGGCCCTTCACCATTCGCCCTCTTATAATGCTCTGTCAACCTTTCTGCAAAATAAAGAGGACTCTCTCGACCAACATAATCTCTAAGAATACCAGCCAgctctttctgcaatttaaaaTATCAACCTCATAAGATTTCCATTATATCTCTTATAGGAAATTAAACTGTGGTTGTTGAAGAGACAAAGAAagatttttttctctctctcagtGGAGTTCCAAGTGCATAGTTCTATTTGGAATCGAAGAAACCAAAACCTAGATGTATTAAGGAATAATTGATATTCATACACTTTCAAATTGGCAGAAAAATAGTCAAATGCCAAAATTTGAAGAAACATcagaaaggaaaaggaaaagaaacaatTAAGATAGCACTTTAAAACATTAAAACATAGCTC is from Arachis ipaensis cultivar K30076 chromosome B01, Araip1.1, whole genome shotgun sequence and encodes:
- the LOC107632243 gene encoding tryptophan synthase beta chain 1 — its product is MASSITSSSSRLFPITRESQPTSHSTLNFSKFASFSSSSSSASGSKASSYISCSLTRDPSVLPLEEQSKLSNGSVLFQRPDSLGRFGKFGGKYVPETLIHALTELEAAFHSLSADEDFQKELAGILRDYVGRESPLYFAERLTEHYKRANGEGPHIYLKREDLNHTGAHKINNAVAQALLAKCLGKKRIIAETGAGQHGVATATVCARFGLECIVYMGAQDMERQALNVFRMRLLGAEVRPVHSGTATLKDATSEAIRDWVTNVETTHYILGSVAGPHPYPMMVREFHAVIGKETRKQALEKWGGKPDVLIACVGGGSNAMGLFHEFVDDKDVRLIGVEAAGFGLDSGKHAATLTKGEVGVLHGAMSYLLQDDDGQIVEPHSISAGLDYPGVGPEHSFLKDIGRAEYYSITDEEALEAFKRVSRLEGIIPALETSHALAYLEKVCPTLPNGAKVVVNFSGRGDKDVHTAIKYLKV